Proteins found in one Salmo salar chromosome ssa26, Ssal_v3.1, whole genome shotgun sequence genomic segment:
- the LOC106587672 gene encoding uncharacterized protein, with protein MYISNEVKTGRTTECLHEQACLRHTACTECLHEQACLRHTACTECLHEQACLRHTACTECLHEQACLRHTACTECLHEQACLRHTACTECLHEQACLTHTACTECLHEQACLRHTACTECLHEQACLRHTACTECLHEQACLRHTACTEWDTIREGESGKSGPSTLLKEG; from the coding sequence ATGTATATCTCAAATGAGGTGAAGACCGGTCGTACCACAGAATGTCTACATGAACAAGCCTGTCTGAGGCACACGGCATGTACAGAGTGTCTACATGAACAAGCCTGTCTGAGGCACACAGCATGTACAGAATGTCTACATGAACAAGCCTGTCTGAGGCACACAGCATGTACAGAGTGTCTACATGAACAAGCCTGTCTGAGGCACACAGCATGTACAGAGTGTCTACATGAACAAGCCTGTCTGAGGCACACGGCATGTACAGAGTGTCTACATGAACAAGCCTGTCTGACGCACACGGCATGTACAGAGTGTCTACATGAACAAGCCTGTCTGAGGCACACGGCATGTACAGAGTGTCTACATGAACAAGCCTGTCTGAGGCACACGGCATGTACAGAGTGTCTACATGAACAAGCCTGTCTGAGGCACACAGCATGTACAGAGTGGGACACTATAAGGGAAGGGGAGAGCGGGAAGAGTGGTCCATCTACACTGCTTAAAGAAGGCTAA